One segment of Shewanella piezotolerans WP3 DNA contains the following:
- a CDS encoding LysR substrate-binding domain-containing protein, with protein sequence MKYSLKQIMVFDAVASLESVSAAARKLSMTQSAVSMSLGQLENLLGRPLFTRQGNRLTLSHWGNWLRPKARRLLQDAQQIELGLHEQHLISGRFRICSSQTAAEHLLPELISKIDTDFPELRIDLMVENTENVIEGLLNYEYDFGIIEGRNDDSRLHQEQWLDDHLVVVSSPHHPYAKSKSASLAQLEQAKWVLREQGAGTRRIFEGAIHGIIEKLHVWKEYEYVSLLKALVKNGPYLSSLPYLDVEKEIANGELVVLSTPELNMQRHLSFVWRNDAGENPLRDCVITEARRLSRNRVAVKKNR encoded by the coding sequence ATGAAGTATTCTCTTAAACAAATTATGGTTTTCGACGCTGTTGCCAGTCTCGAAAGTGTCAGTGCTGCGGCTAGAAAACTGTCGATGACGCAATCAGCTGTAAGTATGTCGTTGGGACAGTTAGAGAATTTACTTGGGCGTCCGCTCTTTACTCGTCAGGGTAATCGTTTAACCCTAAGCCACTGGGGTAACTGGCTGCGTCCAAAAGCCAGACGCCTGTTACAAGATGCTCAGCAAATTGAATTAGGCCTGCATGAACAACATCTTATAAGCGGTAGATTTAGGATCTGCTCTAGCCAAACAGCGGCTGAACACCTACTTCCCGAACTTATCAGCAAAATTGATACCGATTTCCCCGAATTGCGCATTGACTTGATGGTAGAAAATACTGAAAACGTGATTGAAGGCTTACTAAATTATGAATACGATTTTGGCATAATCGAAGGACGCAACGACGATAGTCGACTGCATCAAGAACAGTGGCTCGATGATCACCTTGTAGTGGTATCATCACCTCACCACCCCTATGCGAAATCAAAATCAGCAAGCTTAGCGCAACTAGAACAAGCCAAATGGGTGCTTCGAGAGCAAGGAGCAGGCACTAGACGCATTTTTGAAGGTGCAATCCATGGCATCATTGAGAAACTGCATGTGTGGAAAGAGTATGAATACGTATCTCTGCTTAAGGCCCTTGTCAAGAATGGTCCCTACTTAAGTAGTTTGCCCTATTTAGATGTAGAGAAAGAGATTGCCAATGGAGAGTTAGTGGTGTTATCAACACCAGAGCTAAACATGCAACGCCATCTTTCATTTGTATGGCGCAATGATGCAGGTGAGAATCCACTTAGAGATTGTGTTATTACCGAGGCCAGACGTTTAAGCCGTAATAGAGTTGCAGTTAAAAAAAACCGCTAA
- the yfcC gene encoding putative basic amino acid antiporter YfcC: MPDTLVIIFFVALFAAVMTYFIPVGSFETQQVSYVIDGVEKSRSVVDPNSFAYQLNDDGQPMLQPVSLFAGGGGTGFFNFAFEGLVSGSKWGSAIGVIMFMLVIGGAFGIVMATGTIDNGILKLIDKTQGNETLFIPVIFTLFSLGGAVFGMGEEAIAFAIIICPLMIRLGYDGITTVMVTYVATQIGFASSWMNPFSVAIAQGIADVPVLSGSSVRVAMWLGFTLMGLIFTMRYAAKIKAKPELSYSHQSDQYFRDNASDAKLDSRFNIGDILVLLTIVATVAWIIWGVVVNAWFIPEIASQFFAMGIVVGIIGVVFKLNNLTVNKVAVSFKQGASTMLEPAVLVGCASGILLLLGGSNAANPSVLNTILSSSGEFIGQLPSVMSAWFMFVFQAVFNFFVTSGSGQAALTMPLMAPLADIVGVTRQVAVLAFQLGDGFTNVLVPTSASLMATLGVCRVDWGQWLKFIWRFMLGLFLVSSLIVITAHYMGFS; the protein is encoded by the coding sequence ATGCCTGATACCTTGGTGATCATTTTCTTTGTGGCACTGTTTGCCGCTGTGATGACTTATTTTATTCCTGTTGGCTCATTTGAAACACAACAGGTGAGCTACGTGATTGACGGCGTAGAAAAGAGCCGCAGTGTGGTTGACCCCAACTCCTTTGCTTACCAGTTAAACGATGATGGTCAACCTATGCTGCAGCCGGTCAGTTTATTTGCCGGCGGTGGAGGCACTGGTTTTTTCAATTTCGCTTTTGAAGGGCTTGTATCTGGCTCTAAGTGGGGCAGCGCTATTGGTGTCATCATGTTCATGCTCGTTATTGGCGGTGCCTTTGGCATTGTGATGGCGACAGGAACCATCGATAATGGAATTTTAAAACTTATCGATAAAACCCAAGGTAATGAAACTCTTTTTATTCCGGTTATCTTTACCCTGTTTTCTCTGGGCGGGGCTGTATTTGGGATGGGTGAGGAGGCGATAGCCTTTGCGATTATTATCTGTCCATTAATGATAAGGCTTGGCTATGACGGCATTACCACTGTCATGGTGACCTATGTTGCCACTCAAATAGGTTTTGCGAGTTCATGGATGAATCCATTTAGTGTGGCGATAGCTCAAGGCATTGCCGATGTTCCAGTGTTATCTGGTTCAAGCGTGCGTGTTGCTATGTGGTTAGGTTTTACACTAATGGGGCTTATATTTACTATGCGCTACGCCGCGAAGATAAAAGCTAAGCCAGAGCTCTCATACAGTCATCAAAGCGATCAGTATTTTCGTGATAATGCGAGTGATGCGAAACTCGATAGTCGCTTTAACATAGGTGACATTCTAGTGTTGTTAACCATTGTTGCAACAGTGGCCTGGATTATCTGGGGCGTGGTGGTTAATGCCTGGTTTATCCCTGAAATAGCTAGTCAGTTTTTTGCAATGGGCATTGTTGTCGGCATCATCGGTGTTGTCTTTAAGCTTAATAACCTGACAGTTAATAAGGTTGCAGTGAGCTTCAAGCAAGGGGCATCTACTATGCTTGAGCCAGCTGTTTTAGTCGGCTGTGCATCGGGAATACTATTATTACTCGGAGGTAGTAATGCCGCTAACCCTAGTGTACTCAATACTATACTGAGTAGCTCTGGTGAGTTTATTGGCCAGTTGCCAAGCGTGATGTCAGCATGGTTTATGTTTGTGTTCCAGGCTGTATTTAACTTTTTTGTGACCTCAGGTTCAGGGCAAGCAGCGCTGACAATGCCGTTGATGGCACCGCTTGCTGATATTGTTGGAGTCACTAGACAAGTAGCAGTGCTGGCGTTTCAATTAGGGGACGGTTTTACTAATGTATTAGTGCCGACATCAGCTTCATTGATGGCCACTCTAGGAGTTTGCCGAGTCGATTGGGGCCAGTGGCTTAAGTTTATTTGGCGCTTTATGTTGGGGCTGTTTTTGGTCTCTAGCCTGATTGTTATTACTGCCCACTACATGGGGTTTAGCTAA
- the focA gene encoding formate transporter FocA, with protein MAENSQTKRLPIIEQVESHLSQKTALKPSMYQQAERYGADKVVKAHWQSFGLAVFAGAFIALAFVFYITVTTGSTGPWGLMRLAGGLAFSLGLMLVVICGGELFTSTVLSSVAWAQKQVSTLSLLKCWGRVYVGNFIGAMLMLLLIVVAGMQNLNESHWGLNALNIAQHKLHHGWWQAFVLGMLCNMLVCLVVWMTFSSKDALTKAILLMLPVAMFVSSGFEHSIANLFMVPLGIVLANISDPAWFAALNVTQEQFSDLTVTNFILNNLIPVTLGNIVGGGLFVGLGYWLIEKANPSPSLHVMTQHKQSALAEVISLADLEKNNQTHFVEQTFAEPSQAQSPKSAYLSSGVKNMPKTIQKLNVSDLMNPAPFTLTADISIYEGLKRLTESASRGAPVINEQQQLLGFVSQQDLLRSLWSEEFARGVSFKVADLMQTQVLTVSPSDAVADLIELMVVDREKLFPVNDSGMLIGNTFKSYEERLRGANASKPSVFPVVEGGILCGVITREDIAQKVCQVYKF; from the coding sequence ATGGCGGAAAATAGCCAAACAAAACGGCTGCCGATAATTGAGCAAGTAGAAAGCCATCTATCACAAAAAACTGCATTGAAGCCGAGTATGTATCAGCAAGCAGAGCGATATGGAGCGGATAAAGTCGTAAAGGCCCATTGGCAGTCTTTCGGTTTAGCTGTGTTTGCTGGCGCATTTATCGCATTAGCATTTGTGTTTTATATCACTGTAACGACAGGCAGTACCGGGCCTTGGGGCTTAATGAGGCTGGCTGGAGGCTTAGCTTTCAGCCTTGGGTTGATGCTGGTAGTGATCTGTGGTGGTGAGCTATTTACCAGTACAGTGTTAAGCAGCGTCGCTTGGGCACAAAAACAAGTTTCTACGCTGTCTCTGCTTAAATGCTGGGGGCGCGTGTATGTCGGTAACTTTATTGGTGCAATGCTAATGCTGTTACTAATTGTTGTCGCCGGAATGCAGAATTTAAATGAAAGTCATTGGGGACTCAACGCACTTAATATCGCCCAACATAAGTTGCATCACGGTTGGTGGCAAGCTTTCGTGCTGGGTATGCTCTGTAATATGTTGGTATGTCTTGTTGTTTGGATGACTTTTTCCAGTAAAGACGCATTAACCAAAGCGATATTACTGATGTTGCCTGTGGCGATGTTTGTTAGTAGTGGCTTTGAACATAGTATCGCTAACCTATTCATGGTGCCTTTAGGCATAGTGCTAGCTAATATTTCAGACCCTGCTTGGTTTGCTGCGCTCAATGTCACTCAAGAACAATTTAGCGACCTAACAGTGACTAACTTTATTCTCAATAACTTAATACCGGTGACGCTTGGCAATATTGTCGGCGGAGGCCTGTTCGTTGGTTTAGGGTACTGGTTAATTGAGAAAGCTAACCCAAGTCCATCTCTGCACGTAATGACCCAACATAAACAGTCGGCCTTGGCTGAAGTCATTTCATTAGCAGATCTCGAAAAAAATAATCAAACACATTTCGTAGAACAAACCTTTGCTGAACCTTCACAGGCGCAAAGTCCTAAAAGTGCCTATCTATCTTCTGGAGTAAAGAATATGCCTAAAACAATACAAAAACTGAATGTAAGCGACCTAATGAATCCTGCTCCATTTACACTAACTGCTGACATTTCCATATACGAAGGATTAAAGCGTCTCACTGAAAGTGCGAGCCGTGGCGCGCCTGTTATTAATGAGCAGCAACAGTTACTTGGTTTTGTTTCTCAACAAGATCTTTTACGCAGTTTATGGTCTGAAGAGTTCGCCCGTGGCGTAAGTTTTAAAGTCGCAGATCTGATGCAAACCCAGGTATTGACGGTATCGCCGTCGGATGCGGTTGCCGATTTGATAGAGCTTATGGTTGTTGATAGAGAAAAATTATTTCCAGTTAATGACAGCGGAATGCTGATTGGCAACACGTTCAAAAGTTACGAAGAGCGTTTAAGAGGGGCTAATGCTAGTAAACCTAGCGTATTCCCTGTGGTTGAAGGCGGCATATTATGTGGTGTTATTACGCGAGAAGATATCGCTCAAAAAGTCTGTCAGGTTTATAAATTCTAA
- a CDS encoding TonB-dependent receptor plug domain-containing protein: MQVNSRLAKAVRFALVGGAATAALSSPVVLAADAESADKVERIQVTGSRIKRTDMETATPVTVLSADDMAKQGFTNIQDALQSLTSTTGAMTTQSVHGFTPAASSISLRNAGANRTLTLIDGKRLNQYPKPAGGTDNFVDTANLPMEAVARIEVLQSGGSAIYGADAIGGVINIILKKDFDGAALKYRHGDTTNGGGMNDRIAFSIGSSSDKGNVSTFIEYTNNEVLRATDRENFGLDTDKVPHSEFSQYSSYGARIAGASKGASGARALTAEECTAGGFFWDAARSICGYDRSKQRDLEPESYRFISTTNFNYELADDITFLGRLDFAQAKSTTNIEPMAINDYDIKVAGNDVTVSGAGGLSKTFNDKSTALGGDFANATDGDYYYVRRLHEFGNRTGETNTRNYFFTAGLEGTIADEYNWDASVNYGRTNVDVYRGGYATIAGMFDYITAGDNGNSLLENMSSADVEEASYTPFEQAQSTQKNIQANITGLAFELPAGDAMFAFGAEYTEQDYQTDSDSESKKGNILTTGGSSGKGKRDFWATYAELSMPVLDQLTIDVALRYDEYSDVGGNLSPQLTVEYRPLDELLVRGSISSVFRAPDMHRVYGDPTQGFTQVIDFKQCAAMGGTPGEANSNPTINEVCNELHIDITTGANKDLEAETGYTANIGAVWGGDSLNASVDLWEWKLDDMVSDISASKAAREYDLYEDMITRDADGTITHVNSVAQNLAYQQVRGLDVTAGYGWDLDAIGEFKLNFNGTYILMSEGQLDPTAEIDDDIYNGGLPQYRANLVLGYFLEDFEATLGAYHTARMHGTAYKSFAEGGEGEESDYEVASLTKWNLTAGYNFTDNIKVSTGLINMFDAGPNFDPTNTSWPHYPRSVYNARGQEWFIEGEVKF, from the coding sequence ATGCAAGTTAATTCAAGATTGGCCAAAGCGGTACGCTTTGCGTTAGTGGGTGGTGCAGCAACTGCAGCACTTAGCTCGCCAGTAGTTCTTGCGGCTGATGCAGAAAGTGCAGATAAAGTTGAACGAATTCAGGTTACCGGTTCTCGTATTAAACGAACCGATATGGAAACGGCAACGCCTGTAACAGTGCTCAGTGCCGATGACATGGCAAAGCAAGGCTTTACCAATATTCAAGATGCACTTCAGAGCCTGACATCTACAACTGGTGCGATGACAACACAATCGGTTCATGGTTTTACTCCTGCGGCTTCTTCAATCAGCCTACGTAATGCTGGCGCAAACCGCACATTGACGCTTATTGATGGTAAACGTCTAAACCAGTATCCAAAACCAGCTGGTGGCACAGATAACTTCGTCGACACAGCTAACCTTCCAATGGAAGCTGTTGCAAGAATTGAAGTTCTGCAGTCAGGTGGCTCTGCCATTTACGGCGCTGATGCAATTGGTGGTGTTATTAACATCATTTTGAAGAAAGACTTTGACGGTGCAGCACTTAAGTATCGCCACGGTGATACCACCAATGGTGGTGGCATGAATGATAGAATCGCCTTCTCTATCGGTTCATCTTCAGACAAAGGTAACGTTTCAACGTTTATCGAATATACAAACAACGAAGTACTTCGAGCGACAGATCGTGAAAACTTTGGCTTAGATACAGATAAAGTTCCTCACAGTGAGTTCTCACAGTACAGCTCATACGGCGCACGTATTGCAGGCGCGAGCAAAGGCGCTAGTGGTGCACGCGCACTGACCGCTGAAGAATGTACAGCTGGTGGATTCTTCTGGGATGCAGCACGTAGCATTTGTGGCTACGACCGCTCTAAGCAACGCGACCTTGAACCTGAAAGTTACCGTTTTATCAGCACAACTAACTTCAACTATGAACTGGCTGACGATATCACTTTCTTAGGCCGTTTAGATTTTGCACAAGCAAAATCTACCACGAACATTGAGCCAATGGCGATCAATGACTACGACATCAAAGTGGCTGGCAATGACGTAACCGTTTCTGGTGCTGGCGGACTAAGCAAGACATTCAATGACAAGTCTACTGCTCTAGGCGGTGATTTCGCTAATGCGACAGATGGTGACTACTACTACGTTCGTCGTTTACATGAGTTTGGTAACCGTACTGGCGAGACCAATACCCGTAACTACTTCTTCACCGCTGGCCTTGAAGGCACTATCGCTGATGAATATAACTGGGATGCTTCTGTAAACTACGGCCGTACAAACGTTGATGTTTACCGTGGTGGCTATGCGACTATCGCAGGTATGTTTGACTACATTACAGCTGGTGACAATGGCAATTCTTTACTTGAGAATATGTCTAGCGCAGACGTAGAGGAAGCTTCTTACACACCTTTTGAGCAAGCACAATCTACACAGAAAAACATTCAGGCTAACATCACAGGTTTAGCATTTGAGTTACCAGCTGGTGACGCAATGTTTGCATTTGGTGCAGAGTATACTGAACAAGATTACCAAACAGATTCAGATTCTGAATCTAAAAAAGGTAATATCTTAACGACTGGTGGTTCTTCAGGAAAAGGGAAGCGTGATTTCTGGGCAACTTATGCAGAGCTAAGCATGCCTGTTCTTGACCAGCTAACCATTGATGTTGCTCTACGTTATGATGAATACAGCGATGTTGGCGGTAACCTTTCACCACAGCTAACTGTTGAATACCGTCCTCTTGATGAGCTACTCGTTCGTGGTTCTATCAGCAGTGTATTCCGTGCACCAGATATGCACCGCGTATATGGTGACCCAACTCAAGGCTTTACACAGGTTATTGATTTTAAACAGTGTGCAGCAATGGGCGGAACGCCAGGTGAGGCAAACTCAAATCCAACAATCAATGAAGTGTGTAACGAGCTACACATTGATATCACAACCGGTGCTAACAAAGATCTTGAAGCTGAAACAGGTTACACAGCTAACATAGGTGCGGTATGGGGCGGTGATTCACTAAACGCTTCTGTAGATCTTTGGGAGTGGAAGCTTGATGACATGGTTAGTGACATCAGCGCTTCAAAAGCTGCTCGTGAATATGACCTATATGAAGATATGATCACTCGTGATGCAGACGGTACTATCACCCACGTTAACTCTGTAGCCCAAAACCTTGCATACCAGCAAGTTCGTGGTCTAGACGTTACTGCGGGATATGGTTGGGATCTAGATGCCATTGGTGAGTTTAAACTAAACTTTAATGGTACTTACATCTTAATGTCAGAAGGTCAATTAGACCCAACGGCTGAAATTGATGATGATATCTACAACGGCGGACTGCCTCAGTACAGAGCCAACCTTGTATTGGGTTACTTCCTCGAAGACTTTGAAGCAACACTTGGTGCATACCACACTGCACGTATGCACGGTACTGCTTACAAGTCATTTGCTGAAGGCGGTGAAGGCGAAGAAAGTGATTACGAAGTTGCATCACTCACTAAGTGGAACCTAACTGCAGGTTACAACTTTACTGACAACATCAAAGTATCAACAGGTCTAATCAACATGTTTGATGCGGGTCCTAACTTCGATCCAACAAACACTTCATGGCCACATTACCCACGTAGCGTATACAACGCGCGTGGACAAGAGTGGTTCATCGAAGGTGAAGTTAAGTTCTAA
- a CDS encoding DUF3360 family protein gives MPETVKNEAVESSDQSYQALHRPASEFNTREEYLDNELKIMKPKRWGLNLPGRDFRFEWEDLVPAIAGTIGITVMYSAVMAAWASGLSERWEHVNLGAEFAIQVVRVEMLIPALLFCIISSGFINPRANLGGNHGPMIPLIGAIALAGAHPLALAILLGVFGLILSYFKGGSRLVNLTSSGVAGGLLVFLGFMGAKSQITSLFDWAGGLEAKHALDYSLGYVAFFILLANVILYSYLAKVGKRWLAIPLCSIAAIVLAFALGAGLDLKFVTEPGIPNLNPMYWWGSTEYGWQLGLPNLEHFIASLPFAILAVAMWSPDFLGHRIFQELNYPKGSEKVLMDVDDTMTTCSVRQIVGTAVGGGNITSSWGTYMIPAAIAKRPIPAGAILLGIMCILVAVIGYPMDVTVWRPVMSIALLVGVFLPLLEAGMQMVKDTKNSQSAGICIFAAFVANPVLAWALTMFLDNNGLIGDKERAKSLSFTDRMVIPGLAFVICLAAMLAVGMITGIPALL, from the coding sequence ATGCCTGAAACAGTAAAGAATGAAGCAGTAGAAAGCTCAGATCAGAGCTACCAAGCACTTCACCGTCCCGCATCAGAATTCAATACCCGCGAAGAGTATTTGGATAATGAATTAAAAATCATGAAGCCTAAACGCTGGGGGCTTAACCTCCCTGGTAGAGACTTTCGCTTTGAATGGGAAGATTTAGTCCCAGCTATCGCGGGGACTATCGGTATAACCGTAATGTATTCAGCTGTAATGGCAGCATGGGCATCGGGTCTCTCTGAACGCTGGGAGCATGTCAATTTAGGTGCAGAGTTCGCAATCCAAGTCGTACGGGTTGAAATGCTTATCCCCGCGCTACTCTTTTGTATTATCAGCTCAGGATTCATTAACCCTCGGGCTAACCTTGGTGGCAACCACGGACCAATGATCCCGCTTATTGGTGCCATTGCCTTAGCAGGTGCCCACCCTCTGGCACTCGCTATTTTGCTTGGCGTGTTCGGTCTTATCCTCAGTTACTTCAAAGGGGGATCGCGGCTCGTTAATTTGACCAGCAGTGGGGTTGCCGGCGGATTGTTAGTATTCCTAGGTTTCATGGGAGCAAAGAGTCAGATCACTTCGCTCTTTGATTGGGCTGGCGGACTTGAAGCCAAGCATGCTCTGGATTACAGCTTAGGTTATGTGGCTTTCTTTATCCTATTGGCTAACGTCATCTTATATTCTTACCTTGCTAAAGTTGGTAAGCGTTGGTTAGCTATTCCACTGTGTTCAATTGCCGCGATAGTGCTCGCTTTTGCACTAGGTGCAGGACTTGACCTTAAGTTTGTGACCGAACCTGGGATCCCTAACTTAAACCCTATGTACTGGTGGGGTTCAACAGAATACGGCTGGCAGTTAGGCTTACCAAATCTTGAACACTTTATCGCTTCTTTACCTTTCGCAATCTTAGCTGTTGCTATGTGGTCTCCCGATTTTCTAGGACACCGCATCTTCCAAGAGCTTAATTATCCAAAAGGTTCAGAAAAGGTATTAATGGATGTTGATGATACTATGACGACCTGTTCGGTTCGCCAGATTGTCGGTACAGCAGTTGGTGGCGGTAACATTACCTCATCTTGGGGGACATACATGATCCCTGCTGCTATCGCGAAACGTCCAATACCTGCAGGTGCTATTTTACTCGGAATAATGTGTATCTTAGTCGCAGTGATTGGTTACCCAATGGACGTTACCGTATGGCGACCAGTCATGTCGATTGCGCTATTAGTTGGAGTATTTTTACCACTACTTGAAGCTGGTATGCAGATGGTGAAAGATACTAAAAATAGCCAATCTGCAGGTATATGTATCTTTGCAGCATTCGTCGCAAACCCTGTGCTTGCATGGGCATTAACCATGTTCCTCGACAATAATGGTCTTATTGGTGATAAAGAACGAGCGAAATCATTATCGTTCACCGATCGTATGGTCATCCCTGGACTCGCATTTGTTATTTGTCTAGCGGCTATGTTAGCTGTTGGCATGATAACGGGTATACCTGCTCTACTTTAA